In Kordia antarctica, the following proteins share a genomic window:
- a CDS encoding beta-1,3-glucanase family protein, which yields MSLQVNITNSSGISSSDVHWICFGLDSDPATSSPYWSYVDVDAKGNASLKKFTKGQDCSKLFNTVDTLSTFNGLPAMWSGQFLFSFKKLPNVFNVVTGAQHDLGVQTPPFTPGTADADTLFVVVEFTNIGTEIFADCTIVDYFSAPVSIEVVGKTTASNGILKATSTRDSIFDGITALGSPWSSLVMKDKAGNNIRVLGSQHAVQTNPASIPTTIYDAYVDACWKNFKTNTLTMNCPTFGKYTGTVNASNEFVFTQAKKANVTVQKPGPGKAYDIFGCVGTLNAPNNTPLGEIAAILGASLNRTTLSNSANDTQPNCDVAGFYKVQNGVTNEYANIVHQNYKSGIYAFPFDDVCSNNNPLIDVQNPTKFNITLSDWS from the coding sequence ATGAGTTTACAAGTTAATATTACGAACAGCAGCGGAATTTCATCAAGTGACGTACATTGGATTTGCTTCGGATTAGACAGCGATCCAGCAACAAGTTCTCCATATTGGAGTTACGTAGATGTGGATGCTAAAGGAAATGCTTCTCTAAAAAAGTTTACAAAAGGACAAGACTGTTCTAAGCTCTTCAATACAGTTGATACGCTAAGTACATTTAACGGATTACCAGCAATGTGGTCTGGTCAATTTTTATTCTCTTTCAAAAAATTGCCAAATGTATTCAATGTTGTTACTGGCGCGCAACACGATTTAGGTGTTCAAACACCACCATTTACGCCAGGAACTGCAGATGCTGACACTTTATTTGTAGTAGTAGAATTTACAAACATCGGAACTGAAATTTTTGCCGATTGTACCATTGTTGACTACTTCTCTGCTCCAGTTTCTATTGAAGTTGTTGGAAAAACTACAGCATCAAACGGAATTTTAAAAGCAACGAGTACACGTGATTCAATTTTTGATGGAATTACAGCATTAGGAAGTCCTTGGAGTAGCTTGGTTATGAAAGACAAAGCAGGAAACAACATTCGTGTATTAGGATCACAACATGCGGTACAAACAAATCCTGCATCAATTCCTACTACAATTTATGATGCGTATGTAGATGCTTGCTGGAAAAACTTTAAAACAAATACACTTACGATGAACTGTCCAACATTTGGAAAATATACAGGAACGGTAAATGCTTCGAACGAATTCGTATTTACACAAGCTAAAAAAGCGAACGTAACTGTTCAAAAACCAGGACCAGGAAAAGCATATGATATTTTTGGTTGTGTTGGTACGCTAAATGCACCGAATAATACACCTTTGGGAGAAATTGCAGCTATTTTAGGTGCTTCTCTTAACAGAACAACATTAAGCAATAGCGCGAATGATACGCAGCCAAATTGCGATGTAGCTGGATTTTATAAAGTTCAAAACGGAGTTACTAACGAATATGCGAATATTGTACACCAAAATTACAAATCAGGAATCTATGCATTTCCTTTTGATGATGTATGTAGCAATAACAATCCGTTGATTGATGTACAAAATCCAACAAAATTCAATATCACATTATCAGATTGGAGTTAA
- a CDS encoding pentapeptide repeat-containing protein, whose protein sequence is MSQEFQQDQVFEKIDYTQQTFPKGEYDNCTFVDCKFEGVYMDAISFLECTFDTCDMTNAKVKNASFNEVDFLNCKLLGVDFSKCTDFLFSVTFQDCRLELASFAELKIKQTTFRTSNLREADFTGTNLENSVFDDCDLTAAIFENTNLGKADFSSAYNYNIDPTVNQIKKAKFSRSEIHGLLYKYDIKITS, encoded by the coding sequence ATGAGTCAAGAATTTCAGCAAGATCAAGTTTTTGAAAAGATCGATTACACACAACAAACTTTCCCGAAAGGAGAATACGACAATTGTACGTTTGTCGATTGTAAATTTGAAGGTGTTTATATGGACGCAATCTCGTTTTTAGAATGTACGTTTGATACGTGCGATATGACAAATGCGAAAGTGAAAAATGCCTCGTTTAATGAAGTCGATTTTTTGAATTGTAAGTTGTTAGGTGTTGATTTTAGCAAATGTACTGATTTTCTATTTTCGGTAACTTTTCAAGATTGTAGGTTGGAATTGGCTTCGTTTGCCGAATTAAAAATAAAGCAAACGACTTTTAGAACCTCTAATTTGCGTGAAGCAGATTTTACAGGAACTAATTTAGAAAATTCCGTTTTTGATGATTGCGATTTGACAGCCGCTATTTTTGAAAATACGAATTTGGGAAAGGCAGATTTTAGTTCCGCGTATAATTATAACATTGATCCAACAGTAAATCAAATCAAAAAAGCGAAGTTTTCACGTTCAGAAATTCACGGTTTATTGTATAAATACGATATTAAAATTACATCTTAA
- a CDS encoding M28 family peptidase: MKKLVSLALLVAIGCGTNQKTADKKVVRNLDPVPYGNTITEAELKTHLYIYASDEFEGRNTGEAGQKKAVAYLRDEYKNLNIPAAQKDGNYFQNVPLQKGSSLNSELTINGKAYTFEDHFLALSANTNGTTNFSEIVYVGYGIDDEKYSDYKGQDVAGKMILIKLGEPTQKDETYVISGTKDASKWSANIRQEMASKIATAKENNAKGVLFYVDEYYPRFKMRFNYVKNSSRISLKGEEDSFYSYFVNDELATDIYPTIATDENATTVKVNATLVNNNESNDLNSENVVAIIKGSDTPEEYIVISAHLDHEGVKNGEIYNGADDDGSGTVAILEIAEAFRKAQKEGNGPKRSVVFLHVTGEEKGLLGSKYYTDNPIFPLEDTVVDLNIDMIGRIDPKRTEGNRNYVYLIGADKLSTELHNISEEINKKYANIELDYKYNDESDPNRYYYRSDHYNFAKNNVPVIFYFNGTHDDYHKPTDTPDKINYDLLTNRTRLVFYTAWELANRENRIVVDKAAK; this comes from the coding sequence ATGAAAAAATTAGTATCCTTAGCGCTATTAGTAGCAATTGGATGTGGTACAAACCAAAAAACTGCGGATAAAAAAGTGGTTCGGAATTTGGATCCAGTTCCTTACGGGAATACCATTACAGAAGCTGAACTGAAAACGCATCTATACATCTATGCATCTGATGAGTTTGAAGGTAGAAATACTGGAGAAGCTGGACAGAAGAAAGCTGTAGCTTATTTAAGAGACGAATACAAGAATTTAAACATTCCTGCAGCGCAAAAAGATGGAAATTATTTCCAAAATGTACCGCTACAAAAAGGAAGTAGTCTAAATTCTGAGTTAACTATCAATGGAAAAGCATATACTTTTGAAGATCATTTTTTAGCGCTTAGCGCGAATACAAACGGTACGACTAACTTTTCCGAAATTGTATATGTAGGATATGGAATTGACGACGAAAAGTATTCTGATTATAAAGGACAAGATGTTGCTGGTAAAATGATTTTAATAAAATTAGGAGAGCCAACACAAAAAGATGAAACATACGTAATATCTGGAACTAAAGATGCGAGCAAATGGTCTGCAAACATTAGACAAGAAATGGCTTCAAAAATTGCGACTGCTAAAGAAAATAACGCAAAAGGTGTTTTATTTTATGTAGATGAATATTACCCACGTTTTAAAATGCGGTTCAATTATGTGAAAAACAGTAGTAGAATTTCTTTAAAAGGAGAAGAAGATTCTTTTTATAGTTACTTTGTGAATGATGAATTAGCGACAGATATATATCCAACAATTGCAACAGATGAAAACGCTACAACGGTTAAGGTAAATGCAACATTGGTAAATAATAATGAGTCAAATGATCTCAACTCAGAAAATGTAGTTGCTATTATAAAAGGTTCGGATACGCCAGAAGAATACATTGTAATTTCGGCGCATTTAGATCATGAAGGTGTAAAAAATGGTGAAATTTATAATGGAGCCGATGATGACGGTTCTGGAACTGTGGCGATTCTTGAAATTGCAGAAGCATTCAGAAAAGCACAAAAAGAAGGAAATGGTCCAAAACGTTCTGTTGTATTTTTGCATGTAACTGGAGAAGAAAAAGGATTATTAGGTTCGAAGTATTACACAGATAACCCAATTTTTCCATTAGAAGATACAGTCGTTGATTTAAATATTGACATGATTGGACGTATTGATCCTAAACGTACGGAAGGCAATCGTAACTATGTGTATTTAATTGGTGCTGATAAATTGAGTACGGAACTTCATAACATTTCTGAAGAAATAAACAAAAAGTACGCAAACATTGAGTTAGATTATAAGTACAATGACGAAAGTGATCCGAATCGGTATTACTATCGTTCTGATCATTACAACTTTGCAAAAAACAATGTTCCTGTAATTTTCTATTTCAACGGAACACATGACGATTACCACAAGCCAACAGATACGCCTGATAAGATCAACTACGATTTATTGACAAATCGTACGCGTTTGGTATTCTACACCGCTTGGGAATTGGCAAACAGAGAAAACAGAATTGTTGTAGACAAAGCAGCAAAGTAA
- the prmC gene encoding peptide chain release factor N(5)-glutamine methyltransferase → MKLKDIQEIFHKELDEIYGKDEVNSFFFMLTEAYFGLERFALALDPEIVITKEQETPLFSALSELKLQKPIQHILGKAHFFGLEFTVNEHTLIPRPETEELVQWILDDIKTANSPTKTYRILDIGTGSGCIPIALKKNIPNAVISAIDISEKALEVANENAITNEVQIQFVQADVLVLDDLNLFEEENIRFDIIVSNPPYVRNLEKEAMHKNVLDFEPDSALFVDDHDPLIFYDKIAHLAKAHLQSNGSLYFEINQYLGKEMFDLLKKKEFKNIELRKDIFGVDRMMKCVKREK, encoded by the coding sequence TTGAAACTAAAAGATATACAAGAAATATTCCACAAGGAATTAGACGAAATCTACGGGAAAGACGAAGTGAACAGCTTCTTTTTCATGTTGACAGAAGCGTATTTTGGATTGGAACGTTTTGCATTAGCGTTAGATCCTGAAATTGTAATTACAAAAGAACAGGAAACTCCTTTATTTTCCGCTTTGAGCGAATTAAAACTCCAAAAACCAATTCAGCATATTCTTGGCAAAGCACATTTTTTTGGATTGGAATTTACCGTGAATGAACACACATTAATTCCACGACCAGAAACCGAAGAATTGGTACAATGGATTCTTGACGATATCAAAACTGCAAACTCACCAACCAAAACCTATCGAATTTTAGATATTGGAACTGGAAGCGGTTGCATTCCGATTGCATTGAAAAAAAATATTCCAAATGCTGTAATTTCTGCAATTGATATTTCTGAAAAAGCATTGGAAGTTGCGAATGAAAATGCTATAACTAATGAAGTTCAGATTCAATTTGTGCAAGCAGATGTGTTGGTTTTAGACGATTTGAATTTGTTTGAAGAAGAAAATATACGTTTTGATATTATTGTGTCAAATCCGCCATATGTACGAAATCTGGAGAAAGAAGCCATGCATAAAAATGTATTAGATTTTGAACCAGATTCAGCGTTGTTCGTTGACGATCATGATCCGCTAATTTTTTACGACAAAATAGCTCATCTCGCGAAAGCGCACTTACAATCAAACGGAAGTTTATATTTTGAAATCAATCAGTATTTAGGCAAAGAAATGTTCGATCTCTTGAAGAAGAAAGAATTTAAAAACATCGAATTACGCAAAGATATTTTTGGCGTAGACCGAATGATGAAATGTGTTAAAAGAGAAAAGTGA
- the ribD gene encoding bifunctional diaminohydroxyphosphoribosylaminopyrimidine deaminase/5-amino-6-(5-phosphoribosylamino)uracil reductase RibD, which translates to MKRCLQLAANGLQTAMPNPSVGAVIVYNDVIIGEGYTSAFGGNHAEVNAIHSVKDKSLLKDATIYVSLEPCSHFGKTPPCSEFIIKHKIPKVVIGTIDPFAKVAGKGIARLQDSGCQVTLGVLEAECKVSNKRFFTFHQHKRPYIILKWAETQDGFIDKIRHENDPIQPNWITNKFSRQLVHKWRSEEAAILVGTNTAITDNPKLNTRDWHGKNPVRIVLDKSLRIPESYALFDQTIKTIALTEQLKENSENIIFETIDFSKNIAEQICEVLYKHELQSVIIEGGKQTLQTFIDSNLWDEARIFKGNVQFQQGIEAPKLEGNLQSEQTILDNSLYIFTND; encoded by the coding sequence ATGAAACGCTGTTTGCAGTTGGCTGCAAATGGTTTGCAAACCGCGATGCCAAATCCTTCGGTTGGCGCTGTGATTGTGTATAATGATGTGATAATTGGCGAAGGTTACACAAGTGCATTTGGCGGAAATCATGCAGAAGTAAATGCGATTCATTCGGTAAAAGACAAATCGTTATTAAAAGATGCTACAATTTATGTTTCACTCGAACCATGTAGTCATTTTGGAAAAACGCCGCCGTGTAGCGAATTCATCATCAAACATAAAATTCCAAAAGTTGTCATTGGAACGATTGATCCGTTTGCAAAAGTAGCTGGAAAAGGCATCGCTAGGCTTCAGGATTCCGGTTGTCAAGTAACTTTAGGCGTTTTGGAAGCGGAATGTAAAGTTTCAAACAAACGATTTTTCACGTTTCATCAGCACAAACGTCCGTATATAATTTTGAAATGGGCAGAAACGCAAGATGGTTTTATTGATAAAATTCGACATGAAAATGATCCGATTCAACCAAATTGGATTACGAACAAATTTTCCCGTCAATTAGTTCATAAATGGCGAAGTGAAGAAGCGGCAATTTTAGTTGGAACGAATACTGCAATTACGGACAATCCGAAATTAAATACACGCGATTGGCATGGAAAAAATCCTGTGCGAATTGTGTTGGATAAATCATTGCGAATTCCAGAAAGTTATGCTTTGTTCGATCAAACTATAAAAACAATTGCATTGACGGAACAACTAAAAGAAAATTCAGAAAATATCATTTTTGAAACTATCGATTTCTCAAAAAATATAGCCGAACAAATTTGTGAAGTTTTATACAAACACGAATTACAATCGGTTATAATTGAAGGTGGAAAACAAACCTTGCAAACGTTTATTGATAGTAATCTTTGGGATGAAGCACGAATTTTTAAAGGAAATGTTCAATTTCAGCAAGGAATTGAAGCACCAAAACTAGAAGGAAATCTTCAATCAGAACAAACTATTTTAGATAATTCATTATATATTTTTACGAATGATTAA
- a CDS encoding LOG family protein, producing MKSIAVYCGSSLGNDPKIVIDAQKLGTALAEQKITMIYGGSKIGIMGTVANAVLENGGKVIGVIPEFLKRKEIVHDSVDEMYTTKTMVERKMKMIDLSEGFIALPGGFGTLEELFEVITALQLAQIPHPVAILNSNGYYDELIAMMKKMIQKGLLKEKNFDMLIIETDISKLLERMRNFVPNAVPKWITAKE from the coding sequence ATGAAAAGTATCGCAGTCTATTGTGGAAGTAGTTTAGGAAATGATCCAAAAATTGTGATTGATGCGCAAAAATTAGGAACAGCATTAGCCGAACAAAAAATTACAATGATTTACGGCGGATCGAAGATTGGAATTATGGGAACTGTGGCAAATGCAGTGTTGGAAAATGGTGGAAAAGTTATTGGCGTGATTCCTGAATTTTTGAAGCGTAAAGAAATCGTGCATGATAGTGTTGATGAAATGTACACCACAAAAACAATGGTAGAACGCAAAATGAAAATGATTGACTTGTCTGAAGGTTTCATCGCTCTTCCTGGCGGATTTGGTACGTTGGAAGAACTTTTTGAAGTAATTACTGCGCTACAATTGGCACAAATTCCGCATCCTGTGGCAATTTTGAATAGCAATGGTTATTACGATGAACTCATTGCCATGATGAAAAAAATGATTCAAAAAGGATTGCTCAAAGAGAAAAATTTCGATATGCTAATTATAGAAACTGACATTTCTAAATTACTAGAACGCATGCGGAATTTTGTTCCGAACGCAGTTCCAAAATGGATTACAGCTAAAGAATAA
- a CDS encoding DUF3108 domain-containing protein: protein MKNIKKIACLFLVTCMFQVVATAQESLAFKSGEKLTFTASYEMSGFMTQLAQVSMETSEVKTSNNTLLHFKCRANTFTKFDAFFKIRDVYESYVSKYSLLPLLYKRDIQEGGYKKKMKYVYNQKSKTVKSTQTKRRGNGTDWVQDKNFSISNDAMDVISTLYNLRNLPIDNAKVGDTKTFKVLFDREETSITIKYVGKETVNAGNLGRKECYKLQVLTSGDFLKSGTLWLTADANKVPVQARFTIPIGSGTLQLTNASGLAN from the coding sequence ATGAAGAACATAAAAAAGATTGCATGTCTGTTTTTGGTAACTTGTATGTTTCAAGTTGTTGCAACTGCACAAGAAAGCTTGGCTTTTAAAAGTGGTGAAAAACTAACATTTACAGCATCTTACGAAATGTCTGGTTTTATGACACAGCTTGCTCAAGTAAGCATGGAGACATCGGAAGTGAAAACATCTAACAATACATTATTACATTTTAAATGTCGCGCAAATACGTTTACAAAATTTGACGCTTTCTTTAAAATTCGTGATGTATATGAATCTTATGTAAGCAAATATTCATTGCTTCCTTTATTATACAAAAGAGACATTCAAGAAGGTGGTTATAAAAAGAAAATGAAATATGTGTACAATCAGAAATCGAAAACTGTAAAAAGTACACAAACCAAACGTAGAGGAAATGGTACCGATTGGGTTCAAGATAAAAATTTTAGCATTAGCAATGATGCAATGGACGTAATTTCGACCTTATATAATTTGAGAAATTTGCCTATTGATAACGCTAAAGTTGGTGACACAAAGACATTTAAAGTTTTGTTTGACCGAGAAGAAACGTCAATTACTATTAAATATGTTGGAAAAGAAACGGTAAATGCTGGAAATTTAGGTCGAAAAGAATGTTATAAACTTCAAGTTTTGACTTCTGGCGATTTCTTAAAATCTGGAACACTTTGGCTTACCGCAGATGCAAACAAAGTGCCTGTACAAGCAAGATTTACAATTCCTATTGGAAGCGGAACGTTACAGTTAACAAACGCTTCTGGCTTGGCTAATTAA
- a CDS encoding GNAT family N-acetyltransferase, whose product MIIREIQQKDNKEIAIFIRAAFPEYDIPKVGTAYEDPETDAMFEAYQGEREVYFVIEVDGEVVGGAGIKQLRDTKDNVCELQKMYFLTKTRGNGYGKLLFTKCLEAAKNFGYDQCYLESAPQFKAAIHIYESFGFKHLDKPLGNTGHYSCDVWMLKEL is encoded by the coding sequence ATGATTATTAGAGAGATACAACAAAAAGACAATAAGGAAATAGCAATTTTTATCAGAGCGGCATTTCCTGAATATGACATTCCAAAAGTTGGAACTGCATATGAAGATCCAGAAACGGACGCAATGTTTGAAGCATATCAAGGCGAACGCGAAGTGTATTTTGTAATCGAAGTTGATGGAGAAGTTGTTGGCGGCGCAGGAATCAAGCAATTACGCGATACCAAAGACAATGTATGTGAATTGCAAAAAATGTACTTTTTAACCAAAACGAGAGGAAATGGATACGGGAAATTATTATTTACCAAATGTTTGGAAGCAGCGAAAAATTTTGGCTATGATCAATGTTATTTAGAATCGGCACCACAATTTAAAGCGGCAATTCATATTTATGAATCGTTCGGATTTAAACATTTAGACAAACCATTGGGAAATACAGGTCATTATTCGTGTGATGTTTGGATGTTGAAGGAATTGTAA
- a CDS encoding HAD-IA family hydrolase — translation MIKNLIFDFGDIFINLDKPATARELEKLGITDFTPEMVEKNQAYEKGLMNTEDFVDFYYTKFPNTTKEGLIEAWNAILLDFPTHRLEFIKQLAKDKKYHLLLLSNTNDLHISWIQQNWGMELYTEFVACFEQFYLSHEMNLRKPDATIYEFVVRENDLKPSETLFIDDTKENTDSAENLGIHVWNLIPGEEDVIDLFTLKKSLF, via the coding sequence ATGATTAAGAATCTTATTTTCGATTTTGGCGATATTTTTATCAACTTAGATAAACCTGCGACTGCGCGCGAATTGGAAAAACTTGGCATTACTGATTTTACGCCAGAAATGGTAGAAAAGAATCAAGCATACGAGAAAGGTTTGATGAACACAGAAGATTTTGTCGATTTTTATTACACAAAATTTCCAAACACAACCAAAGAAGGTTTAATCGAAGCTTGGAACGCTATTTTATTAGATTTTCCGACACATCGGTTGGAGTTTATTAAACAATTAGCCAAAGACAAAAAGTATCATTTGTTGTTATTGAGTAATACGAATGATTTGCATATTTCGTGGATTCAGCAAAATTGGGGAATGGAATTATATACTGAATTTGTAGCCTGTTTTGAGCAGTTTTACCTTTCTCACGAAATGAATTTAAGAAAACCTGACGCAACTATTTATGAATTTGTAGTGCGTGAAAACGATTTAAAACCTTCCGAAACTTTATTTATTGACGACACAAAAGAAAATACAGATTCCGCCGAAAACTTGGGAATTCACGTTTGGAACTTAATTCCAGGCGAAGAAGATGTTATAGATTTGTTCACGCTTAAAAAATCGTTATTTTGA
- a CDS encoding IMPACT family protein, which translates to METKDTYKTIDIPSEEVLFKDRNSKFFGYAFPVFNEDDVKEQLEALKKSHHSARHFCYAWQFGKTEPFRFRANDDGEPSNSAGMPIYGQIQSFDVTDILIVVVRYFGGTKLGVGGLINAYRTGAQLALEASEILEKTINIDYLLVFDYKNMNKVMRVVKERNLNIITQKLELDCRITISVRQKDAQQIFELFENLYEIEVKELD; encoded by the coding sequence TTGGAGACAAAAGACACCTACAAAACCATTGATATTCCTTCAGAAGAAGTACTTTTCAAAGACAGAAATAGTAAATTCTTTGGCTATGCGTTTCCTGTTTTCAATGAAGATGATGTAAAAGAACAGTTGGAAGCATTGAAAAAGAGTCATCATTCTGCACGGCATTTTTGTTATGCGTGGCAATTTGGTAAAACTGAACCGTTTCGCTTTCGCGCGAATGACGATGGCGAACCTTCCAATAGTGCAGGAATGCCGATTTACGGACAAATTCAGTCGTTTGATGTTACCGATATTCTAATTGTAGTTGTCCGCTATTTTGGTGGAACAAAGCTTGGCGTTGGCGGATTGATTAATGCGTATCGTACAGGCGCACAATTGGCATTAGAAGCTTCTGAAATTCTAGAAAAAACTATTAATATTGATTATTTACTCGTTTTCGATTATAAAAACATGAATAAAGTCATGCGCGTAGTGAAAGAGCGAAATTTGAATATTATTACACAAAAACTAGAACTCGATTGTCGTATTACGATTTCCGTACGTCAAAAAGATGCGCAACAGATTTTTGAATTGTTTGAGAATTTGTATGAGATTGAGGTTAAAGAGTTGGATTGA
- a CDS encoding EamA family transporter, whose translation MIYLILSILISSSIFVIFKLFDKYQINTFQAIVINYFVAFSCGFFFYGNGATISEISQKPWIVGAVILGFLFIAIFIVMARTAQQNGLSVASVSGKMSVVIPVVFAVIVYKEQLSILKIIGIILALVAVYLTTVKKGGGSFDRKKLLFPALLFVGSGIIDTTIKHIEKTSVVDGETPIFSAAIFSCAAVIGIVIITLRRDFKITGKTILGGIALGIPNFYSIIFLLKALRPDQLGDSSTVFPINNVAIVMLSTIFGILFFKEKLILKNWIGIGIAILSIVLIAISAQQL comes from the coding sequence TTGATTTACCTCATCCTAAGTATTTTAATTTCGAGTTCGATATTTGTCATTTTTAAACTCTTTGACAAATACCAAATTAATACCTTTCAAGCAATTGTTATCAACTATTTTGTAGCATTTTCATGCGGATTTTTCTTTTATGGAAATGGCGCAACAATTTCTGAAATCTCGCAAAAACCCTGGATTGTTGGCGCAGTAATTTTAGGATTTCTGTTTATTGCTATTTTCATCGTAATGGCGCGCACAGCACAACAAAATGGACTTTCCGTAGCTTCCGTTTCCGGAAAAATGTCAGTTGTAATTCCTGTCGTTTTTGCTGTGATTGTCTATAAAGAACAGTTGAGTATCTTGAAAATTATTGGAATCATTTTAGCATTAGTTGCTGTTTATTTAACAACTGTTAAAAAAGGTGGCGGTTCGTTTGATCGAAAGAAATTACTGTTCCCTGCGTTGCTTTTTGTAGGTTCGGGAATTATTGATACTACTATTAAACATATTGAAAAAACGTCTGTTGTTGACGGCGAAACGCCTATTTTCTCAGCAGCAATTTTTTCGTGTGCGGCAGTTATAGGAATTGTTATAATAACGCTTCGACGCGATTTTAAGATTACTGGCAAAACAATCCTTGGCGGAATTGCCCTCGGAATTCCGAACTTCTACTCTATCATTTTTCTGTTAAAAGCATTGCGACCAGATCAATTGGGCGATAGTTCTACGGTTTTTCCGATTAATAATGTTGCGATTGTAATGTTATCCACTATTTTTGGAATACTTTTTTTTAAAGAGAAGTTAATCTTGAAAAACTGGATCGGAATTGGAATTGCGATTTTAAGTATTGTGCTGATTGCGATTTCGGCACAACAGTTATAA